The following are encoded together in the Pectobacterium punjabense genome:
- a CDS encoding mechanosensitive ion channel family protein yields the protein MQQNLALWLREAGIQHASLIALLIVLGLILLISAVIHLILHQVVLKRLVLRSLNKPGKTEGHGWKQALTQHNLFNRLAFLLQGVILNIQVFVWLPSQSETREALIICSQVWIMIFALLSLFSLLDVLLNVSARTKVAAQLPLRGIFQSLKLIATIVISIMVVSLLIGKSPLILISGLGAMAAVLMLVFKDPIMGLVAGIQLSANDMLTLGDWLEMPKYGADGAVIDIGLTTVKVKNWDNTVTTIPTYSLVSDSFKNWRSMSESGGRRIKRSINIDTTSVHFMTEDEQARLLRSKLLSAYIQNKKSELEQHNAQSDSDLTSPLNGRRLTNLGTFRAYLQVYLRTHPGIHKGMTLMVRQLAPTSEGVPLEIYAFTNTTAWVDYESIQSDIFDHIFAILPEFDLRIHQTPTGHDMRVMAQKMTTQEAK from the coding sequence ATGCAACAAAATCTCGCGCTATGGCTGAGAGAAGCTGGAATACAACACGCTAGCCTCATTGCGTTACTGATTGTTCTTGGGCTGATATTGCTCATTTCTGCCGTCATCCACCTGATTTTGCATCAGGTTGTGTTGAAACGGCTGGTTCTACGCTCACTCAATAAACCAGGAAAGACCGAAGGACACGGGTGGAAGCAGGCGCTGACACAGCACAACTTGTTTAACCGGCTCGCCTTCCTGTTGCAAGGGGTGATCCTGAATATTCAGGTCTTTGTGTGGCTGCCTTCGCAAAGTGAAACCCGTGAAGCGCTCATCATCTGCTCTCAAGTGTGGATCATGATTTTTGCGCTGCTGTCTCTGTTCTCGCTACTCGATGTGCTGCTCAATGTTTCCGCACGAACCAAAGTCGCCGCTCAATTGCCGCTGCGCGGTATCTTCCAGAGTCTGAAACTGATCGCCACCATCGTCATCAGTATCATGGTGGTATCACTGCTCATCGGGAAATCACCGCTGATTCTGATTAGTGGTTTAGGTGCCATGGCCGCCGTGCTGATGTTGGTGTTCAAAGATCCGATTATGGGACTCGTGGCAGGAATCCAGCTTTCCGCTAACGATATGTTGACGCTGGGAGACTGGCTCGAAATGCCGAAATATGGCGCTGACGGTGCCGTTATCGACATCGGGCTGACAACAGTAAAAGTGAAAAACTGGGACAATACTGTCACCACCATTCCCACCTATTCGCTGGTGTCCGACTCCTTCAAAAACTGGCGTTCGATGTCGGAATCGGGGGGACGGCGCATAAAGCGTAGCATCAATATCGATACCACCAGCGTGCATTTCATGACGGAAGACGAACAGGCGCGATTGCTGCGCAGCAAGTTACTGTCAGCGTATATCCAAAACAAGAAGAGCGAGTTGGAGCAGCACAACGCACAGTCAGACTCCGATCTGACATCCCCGCTGAACGGCCGTCGTCTAACCAATCTGGGGACGTTCCGCGCCTATCTTCAGGTTTACCTGCGTACCCATCCGGGAATTCATAAAGGAATGACGCTAATGGTACGGCAGCTTGCGCCAACGTCTGAAGGGGTACCGCTGGAAATTTATGCGTTTACCAACACCACCGCCTGGGTCGACTATGAAAGTATTCAGTCTGACATTTTCGACCATATCTTTGCGATTCTGCCCGAGTTCGATCTCCGCATTCATCAGACACCAACCGGTCACGATATGCGGGTAATGGCGCAGAAAATGACTACGCAGGAAGCGAAATAG
- a CDS encoding peroxiredoxin C: MVLVTRQAPDFTAAAVLGSGEIVENFNLKKHINGKAAVIFFWPMDFTFVCPSELIAFDHRYAEFKKRGVEVVGVSFDSEFVHNAWRKTPVDKGGIGEVQYAMVADIKREIQKAYGIEHPEAGVALRGSFLIDKSGVVRHQVVNDLPLGRNIDEMLRTVDALQFHEEHGEVCPAQWEKGKSGMGASPDGVAKYLSENADKL, translated from the coding sequence ATGGTCCTGGTAACTCGTCAAGCCCCAGACTTTACCGCAGCTGCCGTTTTAGGCAGTGGCGAAATCGTCGAAAATTTCAACCTGAAGAAGCACATCAACGGTAAAGCAGCCGTGATTTTCTTCTGGCCGATGGACTTTACCTTCGTTTGCCCATCAGAACTGATTGCTTTCGATCACCGCTATGCCGAGTTCAAGAAACGTGGCGTAGAAGTGGTTGGTGTTTCTTTCGATTCCGAGTTTGTTCACAATGCATGGCGTAAAACCCCTGTAGACAAAGGCGGCATCGGCGAAGTGCAATATGCGATGGTTGCTGACATTAAGCGCGAAATCCAGAAGGCCTACGGCATTGAGCACCCAGAAGCCGGTGTTGCACTGCGTGGTTCTTTCCTGATCGACAAAAGCGGTGTGGTTCGCCATCAGGTCGTTAACGATCTGCCGCTGGGTCGTAACATTGATGAAATGCTGCGTACCGTTGACGCGCTGCAATTCCACGAAGAGCACGGCGAAGTCTGTCCGGCACAGTGGGAAAAAGGGAAATCCGGTATGGGCGCGTCACCAGATGGCGTAGCGAAATACCTGTCTGAAAACGCAGACAAGCTGTAA
- a CDS encoding ACP phosphodiesterase, with protein sequence MNFLAHLHLATLADSSLLGNLMADFVRGNPQDSYADEIVAGIRLHRRVDSLTDSLPEVKQARQYFSDEFRRVAPITLDVLWDHYLARHWLQLVPDTPLQTFIDGAQSQIEPHLAQTPERFQNLNRYLWPERWMTRYAELPFIADVLHRMSVRRPKLAALSGSFQDIEQHYHQFEILFWQFYPRMMQLAKTQRL encoded by the coding sequence ATGAATTTTCTTGCACACCTTCATCTGGCCACGCTGGCCGACAGTTCCCTATTAGGTAATCTGATGGCGGACTTTGTTCGCGGCAACCCACAGGACAGCTACGCTGACGAGATTGTCGCGGGTATCCGACTGCATCGCCGCGTTGACTCGCTGACCGACAGTCTGCCAGAGGTCAAACAGGCACGTCAGTATTTCAGTGATGAATTTCGCCGCGTCGCTCCCATTACGCTAGATGTGCTGTGGGATCACTATCTTGCACGTCACTGGCTACAGCTGGTGCCCGATACGCCTTTGCAGACCTTTATCGATGGTGCCCAGTCACAAATCGAACCTCATCTGGCGCAAACCCCCGAACGCTTTCAGAACCTGAATCGCTATTTGTGGCCGGAACGTTGGATGACACGCTATGCGGAACTGCCGTTTATCGCTGATGTGCTGCACAGAATGTCAGTACGACGCCCGAAGCTGGCCGCGCTGTCCGGCTCGTTTCAGGACATCGAACAGCACTATCACCAATTTGAAATACTCTTCTGGCAATTTTATCCACGCATGATGCAATTAGCGAAAACGCAACGGCTGTGA